A genomic region of Exiguobacterium oxidotolerans JCM 12280 contains the following coding sequences:
- a CDS encoding NUDIX hydrolase — translation MPTIVTAVKGIIRYDNQMLIVQRAAADSGGGTWECPGGKVDFGEHPEASLLREIREETGLTVTVDRIAYASSFLTHPDRQVILVVYFCTAETDAVSLSDEHDAYLWADEACVRKQIAPNILSEFERHQIFPQLVSI, via the coding sequence ATGCCGACCATCGTCACCGCCGTCAAAGGCATCATCCGGTACGACAACCAAATGTTAATCGTCCAGCGCGCCGCTGCCGACTCAGGTGGCGGGACCTGGGAATGCCCGGGCGGCAAGGTTGATTTCGGGGAACACCCGGAAGCGAGTTTGCTGCGCGAAATCCGGGAAGAGACCGGTTTGACGGTCACAGTCGACCGGATTGCGTATGCTTCAAGCTTCCTGACCCACCCCGACCGCCAAGTCATCTTAGTCGTCTATTTCTGTACGGCGGAAACCGATGCTGTCAGCTTATCGGACGAACACGACGCCTATCTTTGGGCTGACGAAGCATGCGTCCGGAAACAGATTGCACCGAACATCCTGAGTGAGTTTGAGCGGCATCAGATTTTCCCGCAACTCGTCTCAATCTGA